From Lasioglossum baleicum chromosome 16, iyLasBale1, whole genome shotgun sequence:
gctacctcaCATAGATACGGTACTGTTTGTCGCGCATGCGTGTGAAATGTTGCGCATTTCTAGCATCACTGATCTGAGATCTCAGCACTGCCTGTATAAGTATCGCAGTCTCGCAGGGATCCGATAAAAATATATCGTTTGAATCGATTCCTACTATTTCTTCAATAATAAATAGACTTGTTTGAGGATGGCATGAATGCAGTAGGTCCATTCAAACGATTTCAACACCTATGCTCATAACAACTTTATTTGTTCTTAAACAAGAGAATGTCGTGCTATTTTAGCATGTTCGGCTTCGTTGTTACTCCACTGGGAGAAATGGAGTTAAATGCAAATTTGGCGGAACAAATATGTTTTCGCCGGTATTTACATTGTATCGTATGGCcaaaaaaatattgttcacacCTATACATAACAAACGCGCGATTCTCATTTAGACTATaatgaaaagaataaaaaaaaaacgttcgCGTAAATCGTGTGTTTTACAAAACGATGGTTTACAATAAGTACGATAGagtaatgtatacatatatgtacatatattaatataaggCATAAGGGTTCGTCGAACGCGCGGTTGGAGCACCGATGATCGTCCGCGAGTAATGCTCGGCGACAAGCATACTGGACCCGACAGAAAATAGAAGTAGATACCAGTACATATTGGattgacaagaaagtaattttggtattttaaggtgaaatagaaagcccaatttttttattcaagcaataaattttaataaattagatAATTTTCCTTTTGcccgatgatcttttgccaataggaataaataagaaaatattttattgattaaaattcgtcgcttgaataaagaaattcggttttatttcaccttcaaataccgaaattattttcttgccagCCCAATAGATACAGTACAGTgacgcacccaggatgtaatcttgggggggggggggcgagttgaACCCAACCCTAGgctttgcgtgatgaccttttcgttttagcaaaaatatctatcaacggtaccccgggctattccgcgattttaattttggaagctaaacatttttttcttgggggGAACTTGGCCCCCTGACTCTCCCCCTGAGTGCGCCACTGATACAGCAGATACCTAAACACCTACCACGCGGGTGGACGTTAAATAAACAAGTCGGAGGCGATTGTGGTGTAAGTACGAGCGAGATCTGTTGGTAGAAACGCGCGCAAATGATAATTATTATCCGGATAAGAGTTACCTATCGCATTTGGTATCTGTTGGACAGGCAACGTAGAGGGGTAACGCGGCGCCGCCGCTATCGCAATACCCGTAGAATTGCTGGGATTGAGGCTGTGCCATCGTCTGtggttgttgctgttgctgtgcACCCGGGGTCAGGAGGGTGTGCATCAGATGCATCGGTTGCACGAACGGCATCATTTGAATGGGAGGAGTTTGGATCGAGGGATGCAGCGGCAGTACGCCGTTACCGCGATCCAGCGTGGATCCGTTGTAAGATCCGACGTAGAGGTCGTGATTGATCTTGCCGGAGTAGGCGCTGCCAGGTCTGAGCATGGACGCGTCTTGAATGCTAGCCGCGGCCATCCTTGCTTCGTCCATCCGACTGGACCATCTCAGTCGACAGATGCAGACCACGATCACGATGATGGCTATGAGCGCGACCACTCCGCCGACGATGCCGATGATCAGAGTGTCGTCCGTTCCTGAACCATTTCCTACGAGACCGGTCTCGAGCACGCGGTCTCGATCATAGTGTTTGTTCCGATCGTTTCGAACGGTGGGTGCGACCGTCCAGATGATTTCTGGTTTGGTGATCGACGAGGGAGTCCTCGACGCGAAATCGGAGGAGCCCGAGGAGGTGGTGTCGGCGCTCTGGCTGGTCCGTAGGTTGTCAGAGTCAGGATCGAGATCGGGATCTATACCAATCTCATCGTCGGTTGCGATGGCGGTGGTGGATACGTTCTCGTCGGATGCTTCGCACGAGAGACGATGCTCGTCGAGGGCGGTGAGGATCGAGCCGGCTAGGCGTGGCGGAGTGACGCAGCGAACGCGAGACGCGAACCGTTGACGATGATGATCGTGTTCGACCGAGCTCGCTCTCAACCACCTCCAGAGTTGCCTGGCGTCGCAGCTGCAGTTGATTGGATTCCTCTCGAGACCTTGGAGAGCAACGGTGCCGGCTCGTTCGTCGAGCGCGGCGAGAACCTGAGCGGAGAGCGTGGGGAACTTGCTGCCGGAAAGATCGAGCAGCAGCTCGGTGGATCGCGGTACCGGGAAGAACAGCGCGGCTGGAATTGACTCGACCGACGTGTTTTTAAGACCAACGGTCAGTTTCGGTACCCGGACGCCGACCAACGAGCTGGACAGCACATTCCGCAGCCTCTCGCCCCTCAGAATCAATTGCCGTAGACGAGGGTGCTTGCTGATCGACAGCTGTTCGTTGCCCACCGAGGAATCTTTGATCTCTATGTCCAACGACTCCAGATTGCGCATTTCCTTTAGGATACCCTGGACGTCGAAGTAGCCCAACTTGGGATAGCTGTGCGCGGACAGGGAGCGGAGCTTggacaatggtttgaaagcgttTCTCTCGATTCTGGCACAGCTCGGCAAGCGGGACACGTCGAGGACACGGAGCGCGGTTAATCCGTCGAAGCTGGTCTCGTTGACGGTTCTCGCGTCGTTCCCCGACAGGTCGAGCCATCGAAGAGAGGGTAGCGCGCGAAACGTCGTCCCCGAGAAGTCGGTCAATCTGTTTCGCGAGAGGTCCAACGTCTCGAGCATGGTGGTCCGTTCGAGCGCGGCAACGTCCACCGTGGCTATGGCATTTCCGGAGAGATTCAGACGCCTGAGGAACGGTGTCTCGAGCCTGCCGAGTCTCTCGATACCGGTGCCGGCTAGATTCAAGCTGCGGAGGATTTTCGTCTCGCCCAGGATCCCCTTGATCGCGTTCTCGCTGAGTGGATTTTCCGATAGATCCAGGTCCTTAACGTTGGTGGCGATGTCGCGGCCGGACACCTCGACCATACGATTTCGCGCGACGTTCAACCGCGACAAGAACGCCGACTGCTTCTGCAGGGTAGCGGCCGGGATCTCCGCGAAACGATTGCCGGAAAGATCGACGCTCTCCACCGCTCGGACTCTGCTCGGATCGAAGATCGTTTCCGGCAGAGACGTCAACCGATTCTCTGCGAGAGAAAGATGCTCGAGACGGAGCAACCCCTCCATCGTTCTCTCGCCGAGCGTCTCGATCTCGTTGCCGGATAGATCGAGCAACTGGAGCTGTGTTGAATTGTGGAAAGCCAGCTCGTCCACCGACTCGATTTCGTTCTCGGCGAGACCGAGGACGCGTAGCCGCGGAATCCGGGAGAACGCGAACTCCGGGACGCGTTTCAACAAGTTCCGGGATAGATCGAACGTCTCCAGGAACTGAAGGGGCCTCGCGTACTCGCCGGGGAACTGGGCCAACCGATTCCCGGAGAGATCGAGACGCCTCAGTCTCGGATGGATCGCGAAAGCTGTCGGAGATAACTGATCGATTCGGTTGCCGGACAAGTCGAGGCTCGTCAAGCCGGTGCCGGTGTCGAAGTATTCTCCGGTGAACAGCGTCAATCTGTTCCCTCGTAGATTCAGCTCGCGCAGGCTCTTCAAACTGGCGAAAGCTGCTTCCTCGATATGCTCTATCCgattctccgacaaatcgatgCTCGACAAGTTTCGATGTTGTCGGAAGGTGCCCGTCTCGATTCTCTCCAAACCGTTGCCGGCCATCGCGATCCTCTCGAGAGACGCCAGGTTCGACAACAGGATCGTCGGCAAGATTCTCAGATCGGTTCGCGACACGTCCAGATCCGTCACCGATGGGGGAAACACCGGCGGAAAGCCTCCGTACAGAGGGTTCGAGCTCAAGTTCAGATACTCTAATCTGTGCAGTCGTTTGAACGTCTCCGGCGAAACTCGAGTCAACTGGTTACCGGCCAGGTTCAGAGACACCAGATTCTCCAGAGGGAGTGGCCCGATCGACGTCAGTCTGTTGCGCGAAACGTCCAGTTTCTCCAACGTGTTCTCCAGCCCGGCGAACGTGCTCGACGAGATCGTCGACAGCAGATTTCCGGACAGTCGTATGTCAACTAGGTTGTCGAACTCGCGGAACGATTCAGCCGGTATCTCTCGCACCAAGTTTCGAGTCAGCGCCAGCGTCCGCAGACCGGCGGCTGTCGCTTTGATCAGCTCGGTCGAGAGCGCGGCGATGCGATTGTACTCTGCGTGGAGATGAGCGAGAGACGGTAGTCTGGTCAGAGCCGCGGCTGGCATCAGCAAAATGTTGTTGTCTTGCAGAGACAACCATTTCAATTTCACCAAGCCCTCGAACGATGATTCCTCGATCTGAAAATTATTAGCTAGCTGGAGTCGTGTGtcggaaagttcagtgtcagtcaccggtgactgaaagttaatatttttatttatcaaaaaccgtgacatggtatggaactcataagttacaacttcatacgtttcgaagactttgtttcgagcacttggaagacttcaaagcttcggaacttcgatacttcgaagttcccttcgttccttcga
This genomic window contains:
- the LOC143217323 gene encoding uncharacterized protein LOC143217323; this encodes MINALYRIIVVLAATAVLPAQHVEAEFEGWEPCVEVKRDLQIPCECLVLTESTGAGRTIGVNCDGAVFSRDTVESLRGQPIVSIRQRNAGYQTLPGDLIGSGLRLKKLDLSSNSIRKLMDRLLEAQPHLEELRLADNLLGDSLNPIFSSNEFHGLRRLKLLDLSGNGLRSVEEGMFKGCESLEQLYLDRNEIATVPTASLKGPNSIRVLSLSGNVVGSLPRGAFSSIGGSLLRLDLSDNELSHIEDGAFFGLERLLLLNLSRNDLGRFNSDAFEGAYNLLQLDLSVNFLQEFPSEAIRLLADLRFLNLSNNLIGSIDRAHLSGLRELQVLDLSRNNIGRLGVNAFSGLISLTRLDLSLNALRTIEESSFEGLVKLKWLSLQDNNILLMPAAALTRLPSLAHLHAEYNRIAALSTELIKATAAGLRTLALTRNLVREIPAESFREFDNLVDIRLSGNLLSTISSSTFAGLENTLEKLDVSRNRLTSIGPLPLENLVSLNLAGNQLTRVSPETFKRLHRLEYLNLSSNPLYGGFPPVFPPSVTDLDVSRTDLRILPTILLSNLASLERIAMAGNGLERIETGTFRQHRNLSSIDLSENRIEHIEEAAFASLKSLRELNLRGNRLTLFTGEYFDTGTGLTSLDLSGNRIDQLSPTAFAIHPRLRRLDLSGNRLAQFPGEYARPLQFLETFDLSRNLLKRVPEFAFSRIPRLRVLGLAENEIESVDELAFHNSTQLQLLDLSGNEIETLGERTMEGLLRLEHLSLAENRLTSLPETIFDPSRVRAVESVDLSGNRFAEIPAATLQKQSAFLSRLNVARNRMVEVSGRDIATNVKDLDLSENPLSENAIKGILGETKILRSLNLAGTGIERLGRLETPFLRRLNLSGNAIATVDVAALERTTMLETLDLSRNRLTDFSGTTFRALPSLRWLDLSGNDARTVNETSFDGLTALRVLDVSRLPSCARIERNAFKPLSKLRSLSAHSYPKLGYFDVQGILKEMRNLESLDIEIKDSSVGNEQLSISKHPRLRQLILRGERLRNVLSSSLVGVRVPKLTVGLKNTSVESIPAALFFPVPRSTELLLDLSGSKFPTLSAQVLAALDERAGTVALQGLERNPINCSCDARQLWRWLRASSVEHDHHRQRFASRVRCVTPPRLAGSILTALDEHRLSCEASDENVSTTAIATDDEIGIDPDLDPDSDNLRTSQSADTTSSGSSDFASRTPSSITKPEIIWTVAPTVRNDRNKHYDRDRVLETGLVGNGSGTDDTLIIGIVGGVVALIAIIVIVVCICRLRWSSRMDEARMAAASIQDASMLRPGSAYSGKINHDLYVGSYNGSTLDRGNGVLPLHPSIQTPPIQMMPFVQPMHLMHTLLTPGAQQQQQPQTMAQPQSQQFYGYCDSGGAALPLYVACPTDTKCDR